Proteins from one Leptospira neocaledonica genomic window:
- a CDS encoding circularly permuted type 2 ATP-grasp protein codes for MLLTNYQTDSFYDEMFSEEGGIRQSYHILKSRIEGMDDKELLKRKASAEKALLSLGITFNVYGDEEEEERIMPFDIIPRIVTSFEWKKMEEGLKQRIRALNLFIQDIYGDEKIIKDGVIPAEIVYSSSGYLKECKGIKPPKGIWIHITGTDLVRDGDGQMLVLEDNLRCPSGVSYVLENREVMKKTFPELFASLSVRPIYDYPIRLRGMLEHLSDKPNPNIGVLTPGIYNSAYYEHSFLASRMGVPLVEGTDLTVRDDKLYMRTTKGLKQVDVLYRRIDDTFMDPKTFRKDSLLGVPGIFEVFKKGNVALANAPGTGVADDKVIYSYVPDFIKYYLGEEPIIPNVPTYLCSREKDLKYVCENIGNLVVKAANGAGGYGMIIGPVASEKEKEEFVEKVKADPRNYIAQPVLSLSRIPTLIEDKLEGRHVDLRPFILYGEEIYVMPGGLTRVALRRGSLVVNSSQGGGSKDTWVMG; via the coding sequence ATGCTCCTGACTAATTACCAAACGGATTCCTTTTACGACGAAATGTTCTCAGAAGAGGGCGGAATTCGCCAGAGTTATCATATCTTAAAATCCAGGATTGAAGGAATGGATGATAAGGAACTTTTGAAGCGGAAGGCTTCCGCAGAAAAGGCACTTCTTTCCTTGGGAATCACCTTTAATGTGTACGGAGATGAAGAGGAAGAGGAAAGGATCATGCCTTTCGATATCATTCCTCGGATCGTAACTTCTTTCGAATGGAAAAAAATGGAAGAAGGTCTGAAACAAAGGATCCGGGCCCTAAATCTTTTTATCCAAGACATATATGGAGATGAGAAGATCATTAAGGACGGAGTGATCCCAGCAGAGATAGTTTATAGTAGCTCCGGTTATTTAAAAGAATGTAAAGGGATCAAACCTCCTAAGGGGATTTGGATTCATATTACTGGAACGGATCTTGTGCGCGACGGGGATGGACAGATGTTGGTCCTTGAGGATAATTTACGTTGTCCTTCCGGTGTTTCTTATGTATTAGAAAATCGTGAAGTAATGAAAAAAACCTTCCCGGAACTTTTTGCGAGTCTTTCCGTAAGGCCGATCTATGATTATCCGATCAGACTTCGCGGGATGCTGGAACATCTTTCCGACAAACCGAATCCGAATATTGGAGTTTTAACTCCAGGGATCTATAACTCTGCATATTACGAACATAGTTTTCTCGCATCTCGTATGGGAGTTCCTTTGGTAGAAGGTACTGACCTTACGGTAAGAGATGATAAATTGTATATGAGGACCACAAAAGGTCTGAAGCAGGTGGATGTTCTGTACAGAAGGATAGACGATACCTTTATGGATCCTAAAACTTTCCGTAAAGATTCTCTTTTAGGCGTTCCAGGTATATTCGAAGTATTTAAAAAAGGAAACGTTGCGCTTGCGAATGCTCCTGGCACGGGAGTTGCTGATGATAAGGTGATCTATTCTTACGTTCCTGATTTTATTAAATATTATCTGGGAGAAGAGCCTATTATTCCTAACGTTCCTACGTATCTATGTTCCAGGGAGAAGGACCTGAAATATGTATGCGAGAATATTGGTAATTTAGTCGTAAAAGCGGCTAATGGTGCCGGCGGATATGGAATGATCATAGGCCCTGTCGCGAGCGAAAAAGAAAAAGAAGAATTCGTAGAAAAAGTAAAAGCAGATCCTCGTAATTATATAGCTCAACCTGTTTTGAGTTTATCCAGGATCCCTACATTGATCGAGGATAAATTAGAAGGAAGACATGTGGATCTAAGACCTTTTATCTTATACGGAGAAGAGATCTATGTGATGCCCGGAGGGCTTACCCGCGTCGCTTTAAGAAGAGGTTCCTTGGTTGTGAATTCTTCCCAAGGTGGCGGATCTAAAGATACTTGGGTGATGGGTTAA
- a CDS encoding saccharopine dehydrogenase family protein: MAVSKWMIYGANGYTGELIARRAVSRGLKPVLAGRNRNKIEELANELRLEYKIFDLNNTNEIGSNIQEFRLVLHCAGPFTQTSVPMAKACISKKVHYLDITGEIPVYESLQALGEEAAKAGVLLLPGVGFDIVPTDCLASSLKESLSKPKFLELAFVGLSEVSPGTMKSALAQLPYGSMVRREGQMVGVPHLSRTREVVAGGKTYKVYGIPWGDVFTAYISTGIPNIDVYTDIPSGQVNALRYFKPIISLLKIPFVLKGVQALVGKTIKGPGERTRTLVKTTVWGEVRSEEGKKSTKILECKEGYEFTVESSLAAVSKVLSGKGGKGFKTPSLAFGSEFVLEIPGSKWKDISN; this comes from the coding sequence ATGGCAGTATCTAAATGGATGATTTATGGAGCGAATGGTTACACGGGAGAACTGATCGCAAGAAGAGCAGTGTCTCGCGGTCTAAAGCCAGTACTTGCTGGAAGAAACCGAAACAAAATTGAAGAGCTCGCAAACGAACTGCGTTTAGAATATAAAATTTTTGATTTAAATAATACGAATGAGATTGGTTCGAATATCCAAGAATTCCGACTCGTTCTACATTGCGCGGGACCATTTACTCAAACTTCTGTTCCAATGGCCAAAGCATGTATTTCTAAAAAAGTTCATTATCTGGATATCACCGGAGAAATTCCTGTATACGAATCTCTCCAAGCTTTAGGGGAAGAAGCAGCGAAAGCGGGAGTTCTTCTTTTGCCTGGTGTGGGATTTGATATTGTTCCTACTGATTGTTTAGCTTCTTCTTTAAAAGAATCTCTTTCTAAACCGAAGTTTTTGGAACTTGCATTTGTGGGACTGAGTGAGGTTTCTCCGGGCACTATGAAAAGTGCACTTGCTCAATTGCCTTACGGTTCTATGGTTAGAAGGGAGGGGCAGATGGTCGGAGTTCCTCATCTGAGTAGAACTAGGGAAGTTGTAGCAGGTGGGAAAACCTATAAGGTGTATGGGATCCCTTGGGGAGATGTATTCACTGCCTATATTTCCACAGGTATTCCGAATATAGATGTGTATACGGATATTCCATCCGGCCAAGTGAACGCGTTACGCTATTTTAAACCGATTATTTCTTTATTAAAAATTCCTTTTGTACTAAAAGGAGTTCAGGCTTTGGTTGGAAAAACGATCAAAGGACCTGGAGAAAGAACAAGGACCCTGGTCAAAACGACCGTGTGGGGGGAAGTTCGATCCGAAGAAGGAAAAAAATCCACAAAAATTCTAGAATGTAAAGAAGGTTACGAATTTACAGTGGAATCATCTCTGGCGGCGGTTTCCAAAGTACTTTCCGGAAAAGGTGGAAAAGGATTTAAGACCCCGAGTCTTGCATTTGGTTCCGAATTCGTTTTAGAAATTCCCGGATCTAAATGGAAAGATATTTCAAATTGA
- a CDS encoding sterol desaturase family protein, whose translation MEKINLITIAIPFFFLLIGLELAFSWYHKRKLYRLNDSINDLSAGIASQIFGIIFKTITFFAYLWVYENWKIFNLPSWPSEPVSWMPSSEVLGLSASTWAWTIVIAVWVSCFVLYDLAYYWLHRLSHEVNFLWAGHVVHHQSEEYNLTVALRQASFHGLFTWIFYIPLAIIGFSPIVMVLNGQLNLIYQFWIHTKAIDKFPKWFEAVFNTPSHHRVHHGINPKYIDRNHGGTLIVFDKWFGTFQAEEETPVYGTVKPLRSFNPLWANVHYWVEMWEQAKQSPRFIDKVKAFLAMPGWRPQDLGGQYPIPEVDEKTFKKYDVTLSKSLTAYAVTWFVLTLVGTFSMLVKVNSIPTGLLYLIFFFSIFSLTTVGGILDLKRWTLYLEPVRITLLVGAAFLLGASTGTAFIAAGFGALSLAWFLSQRHLFAEWKDIDPVKEIQSKAA comes from the coding sequence ATGGAAAAAATAAATCTTATCACAATCGCAATTCCATTCTTCTTTTTACTGATCGGGTTAGAGCTCGCGTTCTCCTGGTATCATAAAAGAAAACTATATCGTCTGAACGATTCTATCAACGATCTTAGTGCAGGAATCGCTAGTCAAATTTTCGGGATCATTTTTAAGACGATCACATTCTTCGCCTATCTTTGGGTATATGAAAATTGGAAAATATTCAATCTTCCTTCTTGGCCAAGTGAACCAGTTTCTTGGATGCCTTCTTCCGAAGTGTTAGGACTTTCCGCTTCTACCTGGGCTTGGACAATTGTTATAGCGGTTTGGGTCAGTTGTTTCGTTCTATATGATCTTGCTTATTATTGGTTGCATAGATTAAGTCACGAGGTCAATTTCCTTTGGGCAGGACATGTAGTTCATCACCAAAGTGAAGAATATAATCTGACAGTTGCATTACGTCAGGCAAGCTTTCATGGACTATTTACTTGGATCTTCTATATTCCTTTAGCGATCATAGGATTTTCTCCTATTGTAATGGTACTGAACGGACAATTAAATTTAATCTACCAATTCTGGATCCATACAAAAGCGATAGATAAATTCCCAAAATGGTTTGAAGCAGTGTTCAATACACCTTCTCACCATAGAGTTCACCATGGAATCAATCCTAAGTATATCGATAGAAATCACGGTGGAACGTTGATCGTTTTTGATAAATGGTTCGGAACTTTTCAAGCTGAAGAAGAAACTCCTGTTTACGGAACAGTCAAACCTCTTCGCAGCTTCAATCCATTATGGGCAAACGTTCATTATTGGGTAGAAATGTGGGAGCAGGCAAAACAAAGCCCTCGATTTATTGATAAGGTCAAAGCATTTTTAGCAATGCCGGGCTGGAGACCTCAGGATCTGGGAGGTCAATATCCTATCCCGGAAGTGGACGAGAAAACATTCAAAAAATATGATGTAACTCTTTCTAAAAGTTTAACAGCATATGCGGTGACCTGGTTTGTTCTTACGTTGGTCGGAACATTCTCTATGCTCGTAAAAGTGAATTCTATTCCGACAGGACTATTATACCTAATCTTCTTCTTCAGCATATTCTCCTTAACAACTGTGGGAGGAATTTTAGATCTGAAACGTTGGACTTTGTATTTGGAACCTGTCCGAATCACCCTCTTGGTAGGAGCAGCTTTCCTATTGGGAGCTTCTACAGGGACTGCGTTTATCGCGGCTGGATTCGGCGCACTTTCACTTGCATGGTTTCTTTCTCAAAGACACCTATTTGCAGAATGGAAGGACATAGATCCGGTAAAAGAAATCCAAAGCAAGGCCGCTTAA
- a CDS encoding SRPBCC family protein, translating to MAQESEIKFIYSTYIASSPEKVWEALTNSEFSQKYWFGSKIEGDWRVGGGFKFLDPNGELLVVGKILKYDKPFLLSYTWELPPGFTSVPPEIKARLEKSKEPTRVTYILKPMKDLTKLTVLHEDLLPEDFIENPDTFVGLNNGWPAILSSLKSLLETGKALQF from the coding sequence ATGGCGCAAGAATCCGAGATAAAATTTATTTATAGTACGTATATCGCAAGTAGTCCCGAAAAAGTTTGGGAAGCTTTGACCAATTCCGAATTTTCCCAAAAGTACTGGTTCGGAAGTAAGATAGAAGGAGATTGGAGAGTAGGTGGCGGATTCAAATTTTTGGATCCGAATGGAGAACTTTTAGTCGTAGGCAAAATTTTAAAATACGATAAACCGTTTTTACTTTCTTATACCTGGGAACTTCCGCCTGGCTTTACATCCGTCCCTCCCGAAATAAAAGCAAGACTGGAAAAATCCAAAGAACCTACTCGTGTGACTTATATTCTAAAACCGATGAAAGATCTTACAAAACTTACTGTTCTTCATGAAGATCTTTTGCCTGAAGATTTTATAGAAAATCCGGATACGTTTGTAGGATTGAATAATGGTTGGCCTGCGATTCTTTCTTCTCTTAAAAGTTTACTAGAAACGGGAAAGGCGCTGCAGTTTTAA
- a CDS encoding LIC_12337 family protein: MKNAFKKIALILAIFFGLSIGFRSDRGRNSSFPISLKFKLLQQPLHASATEWGFVRQSATWARGNSLFMDDIIAGIQANQLLTALAHTQIVSATNIPMGDEGGVFDIKLRLKDNTSPVPFVVPSSSVFAAQKEFDNCFQLKVAGTSAIALQFFWDDDPRDPDQDGAILLYNLSLLAPNKWTATAVIESYVYSPDTTDPKYDPNNIHVDQGLVQTYSWAGPLGTDTLAQSVQSGRVILEEMDGGAVFCFKTVVSIKGDADFSSLSPLLPANQAFCNTGSAAEYYKLAYSQELTGNLEVIAKSGWEEGGVSSIASAADDQICDYGSINYGIFDVNGFVKDHILSVNVPSYDHINVSRVSKLYERIGTPGKSGAGDLMGVKWDDLTEGTIQGLTSSVSFKDLTSYGF; this comes from the coding sequence GTGAAGAATGCATTTAAAAAGATCGCATTGATCTTAGCCATATTTTTCGGATTGAGCATAGGCTTTCGTTCCGATAGAGGACGGAATAGTAGTTTTCCTATATCATTAAAATTTAAACTTCTTCAACAGCCGTTGCATGCAAGTGCAACCGAGTGGGGTTTTGTTCGTCAATCTGCAACATGGGCGAGAGGAAACTCTCTCTTTATGGATGATATTATTGCCGGGATCCAGGCAAATCAATTACTTACTGCTCTTGCTCATACCCAAATTGTATCGGCTACTAATATTCCAATGGGAGATGAAGGAGGAGTTTTTGATATTAAGTTACGATTAAAAGATAATACGAGTCCCGTTCCTTTTGTAGTTCCTTCTTCTTCCGTTTTTGCTGCACAAAAAGAATTTGATAATTGTTTTCAACTGAAAGTGGCGGGAACAAGTGCTATAGCTCTTCAATTTTTCTGGGATGATGACCCAAGAGATCCAGATCAAGACGGAGCTATCTTGCTTTATAATTTGAGCCTTCTCGCTCCTAATAAATGGACTGCTACCGCCGTAATCGAAAGTTACGTATATAGCCCGGATACTACGGATCCAAAATATGACCCGAATAATATTCATGTGGATCAAGGATTGGTACAAACATATTCTTGGGCAGGACCTCTCGGTACGGATACCTTAGCTCAATCGGTACAATCCGGGAGAGTAATTTTGGAAGAAATGGATGGAGGTGCAGTATTCTGCTTTAAAACAGTTGTAAGCATTAAGGGAGATGCTGACTTTTCTTCTTTAAGTCCTTTGTTACCAGCGAATCAAGCTTTCTGTAATACTGGAAGTGCAGCTGAGTATTATAAGTTAGCCTATAGCCAGGAACTTACTGGTAATTTAGAAGTAATCGCTAAATCCGGTTGGGAGGAAGGAGGAGTTTCCTCAATAGCTTCTGCCGCCGATGATCAAATATGCGATTATGGATCTATAAATTACGGAATTTTTGATGTAAATGGATTTGTTAAAGACCATATCTTATCCGTGAATGTTCCATCTTATGATCATATTAATGTCTCAAGAGTTTCCAAACTATACGAACGAATTGGAACACCAGGAAAGTCCGGAGCCGGCGATTTAATGGGAGTAAAATGGGACGATTTAACTGAAGGCACAATCCAAGGATTAACATCTTCCGTTAGTTTTAAAGATCTAACTAGTTACGGTTTTTAA
- a CDS encoding TIGR04282 family arsenosugar biosynthesis glycosyltransferase: MKGPILNIFLKNPVPGKVKTRLAKDIGEEAALEVYQALVEKTRTVCKDLDVPKVLWFDSYLPNPSDLGSWGHSPLLIRKQEGKDLGEKMRNAFLYCFQNGSSPAILIGSDCPELDPLHLKEAFQILDHKDVVLGPAKDGGYYLVGLKSDTPELFHGIEWSTETVFARSLEKLQWARKQVGLLPVLSDLDDVQDLEYFESNGILDWKKNGY; this comes from the coding sequence ATGAAAGGTCCGATATTGAATATATTTCTGAAAAATCCAGTGCCGGGAAAAGTTAAGACACGCTTAGCCAAAGATATAGGAGAAGAAGCAGCACTAGAAGTATACCAAGCCTTGGTCGAAAAAACCAGAACTGTCTGCAAAGACTTGGATGTTCCTAAAGTTCTTTGGTTCGATTCTTATCTTCCGAATCCATCTGATCTGGGAAGCTGGGGGCATTCCCCATTACTCATCCGTAAACAAGAAGGAAAGGATCTAGGCGAAAAGATGAGAAACGCTTTCTTGTACTGTTTTCAAAACGGTTCCAGTCCCGCAATTCTTATCGGAAGCGATTGCCCTGAGTTAGACCCATTACACCTAAAAGAGGCATTTCAGATTTTAGATCATAAGGATGTGGTTTTAGGGCCAGCGAAAGACGGTGGTTATTATCTGGTAGGACTCAAGTCGGATACTCCTGAACTTTTTCATGGAATAGAATGGAGTACAGAAACTGTTTTTGCCAGAAGTTTGGAAAAACTACAATGGGCCAGAAAACAAGTGGGACTTCTACCTGTATTATCCGATTTGGATGATGTCCAAGATTTGGAATATTTCGAATCCAATGGGATCTTGGACTGGAAAAAGAACGGATACTGA
- a CDS encoding ABC transporter substrate-binding protein, which yields MKLFQILLFCLLSSGFLFAQDSQTTNETQNTSPEVSAEEQTLSAVKKLIGFIRYKKNDKALALVHVGKFSEKLIGDHKISAAERKEFEDAISEYIVNKAFPVALKYFDKIDITYDKPSVTGKQARIGSSILYKGSDQIKFAWILSESEGAWYISDFETEGKLATEINRTKNIEPSIKKNGIKGTISLIQKAAKN from the coding sequence GTGAAACTATTTCAAATTTTATTGTTTTGTTTACTTTCCTCGGGTTTTCTTTTCGCCCAGGATTCCCAAACTACTAACGAGACCCAAAATACTTCGCCTGAAGTTTCGGCAGAAGAGCAGACGTTATCCGCCGTTAAAAAATTAATCGGCTTTATCCGTTATAAAAAGAACGATAAGGCATTGGCTCTTGTCCATGTCGGAAAATTCTCCGAAAAACTCATCGGAGATCATAAAATTTCTGCGGCGGAAAGAAAGGAATTCGAAGATGCAATCTCCGAATACATAGTGAATAAAGCATTCCCTGTCGCATTAAAATATTTTGATAAGATCGATATCACTTACGACAAACCTAGCGTGACCGGCAAACAAGCAAGAATTGGCTCCTCCATTCTTTACAAAGGATCCGATCAGATCAAGTTTGCTTGGATTCTTTCCGAATCCGAAGGTGCCTGGTACATTAGCGATTTTGAGACAGAAGGTAAACTCGCAACAGAGATCAACCGCACTAAAAATATAGAGCCGTCTATTAAGAAAAACGGAATCAAGGGGACAATCTCCCTAATACAAAAAGCAGCCAAGAACTGA
- a CDS encoding MMPL family transporter, protein MRKLLSKATELVLTQPAASSAILFIFLVISGFLATRLSINSDNLQLLPSDNPSVVQTKRVIEMIGGSGFYTVALKFQDDKGMTEHLTKAFQAKRNGDPETQKKELELADEAKRKNIAYYKAKEIALKSASDKLAAEVLKDKELVRYVSYRYNVSFLQDRLPLFLKTEDLKEVRKRVKRKIDDEIEKANPFFIKLTNEEYNPDFTDIISKYQKLAKRDIFDEYNISPEKGMLIVLIKPTGSFVDIEFLEKIDKKVQTVVKDLKIEKDGIYAGYTGAYKLNQDDYETLVRALKPIGIASFLGIGLLLLLFFRNPLFIVILLFSLLSGLLMTFGLTGLVIGQLNSITSIIGSILMGLGIDYGIQFLYRFREEFTKKQDIVRAIKDTIYHTGIASFSSALTTTSAFVVLSFSEFRGFSEFGIIATYGIVLIAVAMYGVTALQIALLLKWFPSLSKAFLLNEAQQTPSGLLRKFYSRPGILSISVLVLVLLLGVFAPKVQFDVNGRNLLVENLESVNLYDEIADRFDISSDPQAIVVKSLEESEAVFDYLNPVPESIAGSVDQVVSLWNFVPPYSQQLENRKVLDQLAKDMKPVKASFLKPEQRKYLPKAKLFLSVKPYDYTAVPDYFSSQFKEVASSKEKGHLLFLYPKVALWHGGKLLEFFAAIGRLEVPKISRRTLNTILYSTGTQKESEIDPVKENYSTSENKILLNALNTYSQEKLLSIKILPGTVDTILEHRPYKNIAQARSYTFQTDTAGSLMLFAQLIMIVKREGVAAFFITLGLVVIVLILFYRAFLPALLSLIPLLLGILVTVGVMSIIELKLNFMNVLVFPVIIGYGIQNGIYIYYRFREDHDIVKAMAMVGPAVIASTLTTLVGWSALLLADQRGLHSIGKVATIGIGACLLIALTLLPAILELAYRSRKQEESEAIPLGFGPDEDDSETVSEFVIEETSPKPKAKKAAKKKTAPKKKTGKKK, encoded by the coding sequence ATGAGAAAACTTCTTTCTAAAGCGACTGAGTTGGTGTTAACCCAACCGGCCGCTTCTTCCGCAATCCTATTCATTTTTCTGGTGATCTCCGGCTTTTTAGCCACCAGACTTTCCATTAACAGCGATAACTTACAGCTTCTTCCATCCGATAACCCTTCCGTTGTTCAAACAAAACGTGTGATCGAAATGATCGGCGGAAGCGGATTCTACACTGTAGCTCTTAAATTCCAAGACGATAAAGGAATGACCGAACATCTTACCAAGGCATTCCAAGCCAAACGTAACGGTGATCCCGAAACTCAAAAAAAAGAGTTGGAACTGGCCGACGAGGCAAAACGTAAAAACATCGCCTACTATAAAGCCAAAGAAATCGCACTCAAAAGTGCCTCCGATAAACTTGCAGCTGAGGTTTTAAAAGATAAAGAGTTAGTACGTTATGTTTCCTATAGGTATAATGTTTCCTTTTTACAGGATAGACTTCCGTTATTCTTAAAAACGGAAGATCTAAAAGAGGTTCGTAAAAGAGTAAAACGCAAAATTGACGACGAAATAGAAAAGGCAAATCCATTCTTCATCAAACTTACCAACGAAGAATACAATCCTGATTTTACGGATATCATCTCAAAATACCAAAAACTCGCAAAAAGAGATATATTCGACGAATATAATATTTCTCCAGAAAAAGGGATGCTAATTGTTCTCATCAAACCTACCGGCTCCTTTGTAGATATTGAGTTTTTGGAAAAAATTGATAAGAAAGTCCAAACCGTAGTAAAAGACTTAAAGATAGAAAAAGACGGAATTTACGCAGGTTACACGGGAGCTTATAAACTCAACCAAGACGATTACGAAACTTTAGTCAGAGCATTAAAGCCGATCGGAATTGCTTCTTTTCTGGGAATAGGACTTCTACTTTTATTATTTTTCCGTAATCCACTTTTTATAGTAATCCTTTTGTTCTCTCTACTCAGTGGACTGCTGATGACTTTTGGATTAACAGGTTTAGTCATAGGCCAGCTAAACAGTATTACAAGTATCATCGGCTCCATCCTCATGGGACTCGGAATAGACTATGGAATCCAATTTTTGTACAGGTTTAGGGAAGAATTTACCAAGAAGCAAGATATTGTTCGAGCAATCAAAGATACAATTTACCATACAGGGATCGCTTCTTTTAGTTCTGCGTTAACCACAACTTCTGCATTCGTAGTTCTTTCATTCTCGGAATTCAGAGGATTCAGCGAGTTCGGAATTATTGCGACCTACGGGATCGTACTGATCGCTGTCGCAATGTATGGTGTGACTGCTCTGCAAATCGCATTACTTTTAAAATGGTTTCCTTCTCTATCCAAGGCTTTCCTTTTAAATGAAGCACAACAGACTCCTTCCGGATTATTAAGAAAATTTTATTCTAGGCCGGGAATTCTTTCTATAAGCGTTTTAGTTCTAGTATTATTACTCGGAGTTTTTGCACCAAAAGTCCAATTCGATGTAAACGGAAGAAACCTTTTAGTAGAAAATCTAGAATCGGTAAACTTATATGATGAGATCGCGGATCGTTTCGATATTTCTTCAGATCCTCAGGCAATCGTAGTAAAAAGTTTAGAAGAATCCGAAGCAGTATTCGATTATTTGAATCCGGTTCCTGAATCGATTGCGGGTTCCGTGGACCAAGTTGTTTCCCTTTGGAACTTTGTTCCGCCTTATTCTCAACAGTTAGAAAACCGTAAAGTTTTGGACCAGCTTGCAAAAGACATGAAGCCAGTGAAAGCTTCCTTCTTAAAACCGGAGCAAAGAAAATACTTACCTAAAGCAAAACTATTCCTTTCCGTTAAACCTTACGACTATACTGCAGTACCTGATTATTTTTCGTCCCAATTCAAAGAAGTTGCAAGCTCCAAAGAAAAAGGACATTTATTATTCCTCTACCCTAAGGTGGCCTTATGGCATGGAGGAAAATTATTAGAGTTCTTTGCTGCAATTGGAAGATTAGAAGTTCCTAAAATTTCCAGAAGAACTCTAAATACGATCCTATATTCGACAGGAACTCAAAAAGAATCTGAAATTGATCCTGTCAAAGAAAACTATTCTACTTCGGAAAATAAGATTCTATTAAATGCACTGAATACATACTCTCAGGAAAAACTTCTCTCCATAAAGATATTACCCGGAACCGTAGACACGATCTTGGAACATAGGCCTTATAAGAATATTGCGCAAGCCAGATCTTATACATTCCAAACGGATACAGCAGGAAGTTTGATGCTATTTGCTCAACTCATCATGATCGTAAAAAGAGAAGGAGTCGCAGCGTTCTTTATAACCTTGGGATTGGTAGTCATAGTTTTAATACTATTCTATAGGGCATTTTTACCAGCATTACTCTCTTTGATCCCGCTTCTATTGGGAATTTTGGTCACAGTTGGAGTCATGTCCATCATAGAACTGAAATTAAATTTTATGAATGTTTTGGTATTCCCAGTCATCATAGGGTATGGAATACAAAATGGGATCTATATCTATTATAGATTCAGAGAAGATCATGATATAGTAAAAGCAATGGCGATGGTGGGACCTGCGGTAATTGCATCCACATTGACCACACTCGTTGGATGGAGCGCGCTACTTCTTGCAGACCAAAGAGGATTACATTCCATCGGAAAAGTTGCAACAATAGGTATCGGTGCTTGTTTACTCATAGCACTTACCCTACTTCCGGCAATTTTGGAACTGGCATATAGAAGCCGCAAACAGGAAGAATCGGAAGCAATTCCTTTAGGTTTTGGACCGGACGAAGATGACTCCGAAACAGTTTCCGAATTTGTAATAGAAGAAACTTCTCCTAAGCCTAAAGCAAAAAAAGCCGCTAAGAAAAAGACGGCTCCCAAAAAGAAAACCGGAAAGAAAAAATGA
- a CDS encoding MXAN_6521/LA_1396 family lipoprotein: MRSKLILLFLISVSFTNCAVKQIRIAPNFESSLDRFKRLTVAIDSSSKVNQVEATLVKSMAEQELAHHKEFIVYPDPSSKNQNCKSPVGKSQGVLTLKLEETLNGTTPSFFVWLSPATFGPSSDGMKISIQAQIQKCDTKEILWEGTASSSYFMGGDEEATLRTSYENKFGKSVGPKVLPYYDILKSLLDKIRSPVLNEAEQDEKIEVESGS, encoded by the coding sequence ATGAGATCTAAATTAATACTTCTATTCTTAATTTCCGTTTCCTTTACGAATTGTGCGGTAAAACAAATTAGGATCGCACCGAATTTTGAATCTTCTTTAGACCGATTTAAAAGACTGACTGTAGCAATCGATTCCAGTTCGAAAGTAAATCAGGTCGAAGCAACATTAGTAAAATCTATGGCGGAACAAGAACTTGCTCACCATAAGGAATTTATAGTATATCCGGATCCTTCCAGCAAAAATCAAAACTGCAAATCTCCGGTAGGAAAATCTCAAGGGGTTCTTACACTTAAATTGGAAGAAACCTTGAATGGAACTACACCCTCCTTTTTTGTTTGGCTGAGTCCTGCAACATTCGGACCTTCTTCCGATGGGATGAAAATTTCCATACAAGCCCAGATCCAAAAATGTGATACAAAGGAAATCCTTTGGGAAGGAACTGCTTCCTCTTCTTACTTTATGGGAGGAGATGAAGAAGCTACACTTAGGACCAGTTACGAGAACAAATTCGGAAAATCGGTCGGTCCCAAAGTCCTGCCATATTACGATATTCTAAAGTCTCTTCTAGATAAAATCAGAAGCCCCGTCTTAAATGAAGCGGAACAGGACGAAAAAATAGAAGTGGAATCCGGCTCTTAA